The following proteins are co-located in the Oncorhynchus gorbuscha isolate QuinsamMale2020 ecotype Even-year linkage group LG22, OgorEven_v1.0, whole genome shotgun sequence genome:
- the LOC124009697 gene encoding atypical chemokine receptor 2 — protein sequence MDLNIPELSDDYNYSHYYDYGDEPLDSFGLCEKAHVKVFGRIFLPVSYIIICTLSIIVNILFISTLIKSKHHRKTFPMNMAISDMLFALTLPFWAVYAHNEWIFGNDSCKTVTAIYITTLYSSILFITCISVDRYLGVVWTLSSWNHCTPMESTLVSFVVWSLSILAAAPHWTFVQEQEFHGQKICMYPFGEENHLPLWKILMKFQLNVFGFLTPFLIMLFCYLRVCCAVAKVKVGPRRKSLKLVMIVVVVFFVLWFPYNTVSFLHSLQHLHVISNCATSLHLDFAIQVTEVIAYSHGFVNPIVYAFVNKRVWKGFATMCGGKCRRRTSDEYVLECSDSTKSMSVQSGVIELQAVQSYLENNTQPTNTERR from the coding sequence ATGGATTTAAACATCCCCGAACTGAGTGATGACTATAATTACAGCCATTATTATGACTATGGAGATGAACCATTGGACAGCTTTGGACTTTGTGAAAAGGCACACGTCAAAGTATTTGGAAGAATTTTTCTACCCGTCTCTTACATTATCATTTGCACCCTCAGCATTATAGTAAATATactttttatttcaactttaatCAAATCCAAACATCATAGAAAAACATTTCCTATGAATATGGCAATTTCTGATATGTTGTTTGCATTAACACTCCCTTTTTGGGCAGTGTATGCCCACAATGAATGGATATTTGGCAATGATTCCTGCAAGACAGTTACTGCGATTTACATCACTACTTTGTACAGCAGTATCCTGTTCATCACTTGTATAAGTGTGGATAGGTATTTAGGTGTAGTATGGACTCTTTCCAGCTGGAACCACTGTACACCTATGGAAAGCACCTTAGTGAGCTTTGTGGTGTGGAGCCTCTCCATCTTAGCAGCAGCTCCACATTGGACCTTCGTTCAGGAACAAGAGTTTCACGGCCAGAAGATTTGCATGTACCCTTTTGGAGAGGAAAATCACTTGCCTCTGTGGAAGATTCTCATGAAGTTTCAGCTGAACGTCTTTGGGTTTCTCACACCTTTTCTGATCATGCTCTTCTGCTACCTGCGAGTCTGCTGTGCTGTAGCGAAGGTTAAAGTGGGACCGAGACGAAAGAGTCTGAAATTGGTCATGATAGTAGTTGTGGTATTTTTTGTGTTATGGTTCCCGTACAACACTGTGTCCTTTTTACACTCCTTGCAACACTTGCATGTGATTTCTAATTGTGCCACAAGCCTACATCTGGATTTCGCCATTCAGGTTACAGAGGTCATTGCCTATAGCCATGGTTTTGTAAATCCCATTGTGTATGCCTTTGTCAACAAGAGGGTTTGGAAGGGCTTTGCTACGATGTGTGGGGGGAAATGCAGAAGAAGAACCAGTGATGAGTATGTGCTGGAGTGCTCTGATAGCACAAAGTCCATGTCAGTTCAGAGTGGAGTGATAGAGTTACAAGCAGTTCAGAGCTACCTAGAGAATAATACTCAACCAACAAACACAGAGCGGAGATAA